The genomic interval GATTCTGCTGGCAAACGCGCTTTGAGCGTCCGACAAGCTGCCAGCTTGTCGGCGGCGTGGCAGCCAACCGACTGGCCGCACTGCCGCAGCCGCCGACAAGCTGGCAGCTTGTCGGACATTTTGGGGTTCGCCAACAGAATCAAGGATGTGCGCGCGCCCAGGGCCGCCGCAATTTTCTCAGTAACACCTCTTGCGGAGATCATCATTTCATCCATTCACAGTTTGTACGCCTAGCAGTAGCCGGCCTTTGATCTCGCCCAAGGCCTCGACGACCGTCGCTTGTGCTTTTTGCTGCGCCAGCATGGTGCGCATGAAATCGAGTTGGCTCAGCGCCGAATCTGCTTCGTGGGGCCGTGCGCCGGTGCCAAAGGTGGCTTGATATTCGGCGATGATCTGCTCTTTGTTTTCGGGCAGTGTGCCGAGGTAAAGGTACCGCAACACCAGGGCGTCGGGGATCGCCACGCGCACCCAGAAGTCTTCTTTCACCGCCAGTTTCTGGCGCGCGGCGTTGACGCAATCTTCCAGCAAGCGCAAAAACTCTGGCTGCACGGGGGGCGTAGCGGTTTTCCGGGCGCGACCGGATTTGCGTTTGGGCGGTGCGGGCGCGTGTTCGCCCAGCAGAATGCGGCAGGCCAGCCAGTTAAAGGTGGAGTAATTGTCGCGCGGCTGGCCGCCGGCAACGCTGTGCTCACTGGCCTTTTCGTACCACTTGCCAGCCTGTTGCAAGGGCTTTTCGTACTCCTGCTGTTGCTGCGCCGCGAGCAGCGCCTGGCTCTTGTAAACACGGCCCAACAGCGAGAGCCGTTCGGTCGTTTCGCCAAACGCATCATTTAACCAGGTGAGCTGGGCGATAGCCTTCTTCAAACCCGGGCCTGCCTGCTTCACCAACTCCGGCTCCAAGTCCTGACCGGCGGTTTCGGCTTTGCGCAATTCACTATCTACGCGGCGGCTTTCCAGATTGGCGAGGCGTTCGACCGCGCGCAAAGAGGCACGCGCATCGTCCTTCTCGACGGCCAGCTTGTAAGCCTCAATCGCTTTGGTGAACTCGCCCAACTCGCGCCAGGTATCGCCAAGATCAGTCAGCATTTCGCCATCACGCAATCCGTCCGGCAGCGCTTGCTGCACACGTTCCAACCACTCGATCCAACGGCGATTGTTGAGCGGATCGGTGGCGTCGGGTTGTTCGGCAATGCTCTTGATTTCATCACGATATTCACGGCGCGAATAAAAACTCCCGTCGCCGTCGCCGCGGTTATACCCGGTGTTGAGGGTAAAACTGGGGTTGCCGTAACACTGATAAGCGCCCCAGGTATTGGTTTGGCTGTGCAGTTGGAACGTGCGTTGGCGCGCCGCCAGCACCGCTTCGCCGAAGCGTGTGCCGCTGAGCATCTCGCGATAAAACTCGTCGGCAAAGGTCAGCGCCGCGCCATCATCCACAGCCCAACCGGCGGCGATGACGGCTTTGACGCCGATCTTGATCAGTTCTTCAGCCACGCTCGCGGCCAACCGGTGCGGGTATTCGGTATTGAGCCGCCGCTGGTCGCTTTGGGCTTGCGCGTCGAGTTGGCCCAAGTGGCAACAGTTGATGAAAACCAGTTCCGGCACGGCGCGCAAGTTCACGATTTCGGTCGAGGTCAGATATTGCTCGCGGCCCAGCACGACGCCCTGCCGTTTGCTTTCGTTGGGATCGAAGACGCCGTGCGCGGCGATGTGCAGGATTTGATATTCGCGGGCGAATAATTCGGTGATGACATCGGCCCCATTGCGCTTGATCATTTCTGTCACCGCGAATTGCGCGGGTTTGAGGGCCGCCGCCACAAGCTGGGCTTCCTGTTGCGCGCCGAAAAGTTCGGGCAGTCCATGATCGGCGGCATCGCCGACCACCAGCGCGTTGCGTTCGCGCGCGGGAATGGGGTTGGGCCTGAAATCAACCGTCTTGAACTGGCGCAACATGCCGATTTGCGTGACGATGGGTTTGTCCTTCTGCGAGCGTTCGGCCAGCAATTCCCAGGGGTAACGCGCGGCTTCGCGATCCAGCACCAACAGCGTGTTCTCAGATTGATTCTTCAGCTCGTTCGGCACCAGCAATTCAAAGAGCGTGGTCGCCAGACTGGGATTGAAGGCCGGTTGCGCAATCGAGTCGCGCACCAGGCGATCCACCCAGAGCCGCTGCGTCGCCTGCATCAGATTTTCGGCGCGCGCCCGGTCGGTCAGCACTGTAAATTCCAGGCTGTCGTCTTCGGCCTTGCGGGCGGCAACTTCAAATTCATGCAGGCAGTTGATGAGTTCGATCAGATAGGCGCGTTGCGCCGGCACGCGCGCCGATTCCTCCATCACTTTTTCGATCAATCCGCGCAGCGTCTCGCGCGACGCCGGGGCGGCCCTGAGTTGGCGCAGCAATTCGGGGAAGCTCTGGTAAATGGCGGTGCCCGCCTGTTTGTTGACCCCCACAATCTGAATGCGCCGCCACCAATCATTGGCGTAAGGCGCGTAGGGGCGCTGATAACGTCCGCCGCGTTGCGGGTTGAGCAAATTGGGCGCGACCTCGATGCCCACTTGATCGCCGAATTCGGCGGGCGGTTTCAGGCGCAAGCGGTGCGTCGCGTGAATGGCCTGAATCGCCACGTCTTCGTAAAGTTCGACCAGTTCGACTTTATCAATGCGCACCTTGTCCCACAGCTTTTGCGCTTGCAGGATGCGGTTGGCATTGACGATGCCGGTCAAAATGGCTTCGACGGATTCGTCCACGGTCAAGGCGTGGCCGCCATAGGTGCCGATCATCAGCGTGCTGAACGCGGCTGACCGCACGCCCGTTTCAGCGGCGCGCGCCGGACATTCCGCCAGCGCCAGCGCATATTCCAGTGCCGCCGTCGTCACACCTTGCCGCACGACATCGGCGCGGATTTCGCCGATCTCACCCAAACCGATGATCAGAGCGCCGGGCGGTTGATTATCCGGTTTCATCAACACGACCGCCGCCGTGTTTTGCGGGCCGGGATAGCGATTGAGTTTGTGCCGTTCGGACAAACGTCCACCGAGCCGTTTATCCAGTACGGCTTCGGCATTGACGATGGGGGTGCTGGTGTAATGACCGACGGCGACCGGGTATTTGGCATAACGCAAATGCCCGTGCATCACCGAGACCTGCACCGTGTAAGCCGAATCGGCGGCACCGACGGTGAGGCGGCTGCGGCCACCCGAAATCTCATCCTGCAATTCTTCTTCGGTGGGGAAGACGGGTTCGAGTTCTTCGGCGCGCGTCACAATCGTGGCAGCCGCGCCTGCCCGGTCCAGCCGTGGTTGTTGCCGCAACCGATCCGTGCGGCCCTGTTCCAGCAAATCAGTGATGGCCGGGAAGAGCGGCGGATGATCGGCCATATCGCCGTGCACCACATCGGCGTAATAGGTCGGCACGTTGTCGAGTTTGCCCATTACGTAAGGCACGCGACCATCGCCCTGCGTGGTTTCGGTAACTTCCAACACGCCGTCGGCGGCGCGGCGCAATTCCAGCGGCGTGCGTTCGGCAAAACCGGCGACATAGACCATTTGCGCTGGGCCTGCCGCTTTGGTTTTCAATTCCGTGCGCCACGCGCGGGCATTCGCCAGCGCTTGCTTGTCAGGTAAGGGGAATTGATTTTCCGGTTTGAGCGGCGCGTTCAGCTTCTCCCAAGCGGTGGGGTCGAAGTATTCCTCCGGCAACAAATCGAGCACGCCGGGATAGGCGCGCAGAATTTGCAGCAACTCGGTCAGGTCGTGTTTGAAATCGAGCAGCGCCAGCATCTTCAGCAATTTTTCTTCGCCCAGCAGCATGCGGGCGATCTGGTGCGCGCCGTTATTGGGCGTGCCGAGCATAATCAAGCGCCCTTGCTGTTTGATGAGTTCCTGCCACAAAGCGCCATCGTGCGCGATCATGGAACGCGCGACCAACCCGCCCATCGAATGCGCGACCAAATGAATGGGTTTGCCAGCACTATCGGCGAGCGCGCCGCGCACCGCACGCACCAGATTTTCGCCCGCTTCTTTGACCGATTGCCGCCAATCATAGGCAAAGGGAATCACGCGATAGCTGCGGCTCAACTCTTCGACCAGGCGTTTGTAATCGCTCGCCATCAGGCCTTCCGGCAGCACTTCAGGCGCGAGATGATCAATCGTGAGTTTGCTCATGCCCCCGCGCAACAACGCCAGATGATCGAGCCAGACCGCGTTGCCCTGAGACTTCAGTTCGCTGCCCATAATGCCAGGCAGTACGAACACGGTGCCCTTGGCCGCCACCGGCTTGCCATCCCTGCTGACGGGGCCGCCACGCGCGGCGGCGACATCAATTTTCTCGCCGCCGCGTTGCGTCAGTTTGTCGAAGCCTTTGGTTTGCTCGAAGGGCTGCGCCTTGAGCGCCAGCCGCATGGCCAAACGGCGGCGCGAGTCGGCATTGAAAAAGTAACTGAAGTGATTGACGTCCGAGCCTTCGTCAAAAAAGCGCCAGGCTTGCTCTTGCCGCTTGAGGCCGCCATCCATCGCGCGCGTGTTGACGACCCAATCGTTTTGCTCCCACAACACGGCGTTGCTCAGCAAGGTCAGCAGCGAACTGGACAGCGAGCCGCCGATGGCGCCGTCGCCCGCAATGACGGCCAAATCCGCCGCCGTCGTCAGTCCCGGTTGATTCAAAAAGCTGATCAGCGGCGAGGACGGCATCATCGCTTCCAAGCCCGGCAACTCCGCCGGATTGGCGCGCAACTTGACCAGCGCGGTCATGGTCGCCTTGATGAAATCGTAGATCGGATTTTCGCTCAGCCCCGGCACCAATTCGATGGCGTGCAGCAGCGCCGAAAAAAAGTAATCCAGATTATTCGCCAGCCAGGTCGTGCCGCGCGCCGGACAGGCCACGCGCACAAAGCGTTCGATGTTTAAGCGCTTGCCCGCCGACACCTCCCAAAGTTTGCTCAGCAACTCGCGTTCATTGGAACGCGCGGCCTGCGCATCGCCATCACCGGCGCTGGCCTTGGCGTAAACTTGCAGCAACTCTTCGAGCTGCACTTCCTTGCGCGCGACCTGGCTGAGGCAAAGCAATTCGCCGACCAGCCCGCCGCGTGAGTGCGAAACGAGATGCAGCGTC from Acidobacteriota bacterium carries:
- a CDS encoding CHAT domain-containing protein is translated as MANETPANPATPTTMMIPGTPDTAAAPPTKKLFKDEVKVLSAFNIKPPSRDGGPAEFVTLDAKDLEGKVVELEFENGQKLWVSGERLTQKLAADKQAAKSRGLATGEPDSQVRLPHAFALPGATRGIAGTAILKALKVIGFDPALEVAKGAARLAVRRIEDQLVEGTLEKSLAQLNEGDADRSGWLFPFDDKVQLVVDKQVTDAKTIAGVEPYLLFIHGTASSSNGSFGKLANTEEWKQLRADYGSRILAFEHRSLSVSPIKNALDLLEVIPEGATLHLVSHSRGGLVGELLCLSQVARKEVQLEELLQVYAKASAGDGDAQAARSNERELLSKLWEVSAGKRLNIERFVRVACPARGTTWLANNLDYFFSALLHAIELVPGLSENPIYDFIKATMTALVKLRANPAELPGLEAMMPSSPLISFLNQPGLTTAADLAVIAGDGAIGGSLSSSLLTLLSNAVLWEQNDWVVNTRAMDGGLKRQEQAWRFFDEGSDVNHFSYFFNADSRRRLAMRLALKAQPFEQTKGFDKLTQRGGEKIDVAAARGGPVSRDGKPVAAKGTVFVLPGIMGSELKSQGNAVWLDHLALLRGGMSKLTIDHLAPEVLPEGLMASDYKRLVEELSRSYRVIPFAYDWRQSVKEAGENLVRAVRGALADSAGKPIHLVAHSMGGLVARSMIAHDGALWQELIKQQGRLIMLGTPNNGAHQIARMLLGEEKLLKMLALLDFKHDLTELLQILRAYPGVLDLLPEEYFDPTAWEKLNAPLKPENQFPLPDKQALANARAWRTELKTKAAGPAQMVYVAGFAERTPLELRRAADGVLEVTETTQGDGRVPYVMGKLDNVPTYYADVVHGDMADHPPLFPAITDLLEQGRTDRLRQQPRLDRAGAAATIVTRAEELEPVFPTEEELQDEISGGRSRLTVGAADSAYTVQVSVMHGHLRYAKYPVAVGHYTSTPIVNAEAVLDKRLGGRLSERHKLNRYPGPQNTAAVVLMKPDNQPPGALIIGLGEIGEIRADVVRQGVTTAALEYALALAECPARAAETGVRSAAFSTLMIGTYGGHALTVDESVEAILTGIVNANRILQAQKLWDKVRIDKVELVELYEDVAIQAIHATHRLRLKPPAEFGDQVGIEVAPNLLNPQRGGRYQRPYAPYANDWWRRIQIVGVNKQAGTAIYQSFPELLRQLRAAPASRETLRGLIEKVMEESARVPAQRAYLIELINCLHEFEVAARKAEDDSLEFTVLTDRARAENLMQATQRLWVDRLVRDSIAQPAFNPSLATTLFELLVPNELKNQSENTLLVLDREAARYPWELLAERSQKDKPIVTQIGMLRQFKTVDFRPNPIPARERNALVVGDAADHGLPELFGAQQEAQLVAAALKPAQFAVTEMIKRNGADVITELFAREYQILHIAAHGVFDPNESKRQGVVLGREQYLTSTEIVNLRAVPELVFINCCHLGQLDAQAQSDQRRLNTEYPHRLAASVAEELIKIGVKAVIAAGWAVDDGAALTFADEFYREMLSGTRFGEAVLAARQRTFQLHSQTNTWGAYQCYGNPSFTLNTGYNRGDGDGSFYSRREYRDEIKSIAEQPDATDPLNNRRWIEWLERVQQALPDGLRDGEMLTDLGDTWRELGEFTKAIEAYKLAVEKDDARASLRAVERLANLESRRVDSELRKAETAGQDLEPELVKQAGPGLKKAIAQLTWLNDAFGETTERLSLLGRVYKSQALLAAQQQQEYEKPLQQAGKWYEKASEHSVAGGQPRDNYSTFNWLACRILLGEHAPAPPKRKSGRARKTATPPVQPEFLRLLEDCVNAARQKLAVKEDFWVRVAIPDALVLRYLYLGTLPENKEQIIAEYQATFGTGARPHEADSALSQLDFMRTMLAQQKAQATVVEALGEIKGRLLLGVQTVNG